A single region of the Marinobacter salinus genome encodes:
- the hyi gene encoding hydroxypyruvate isomerase, with amino-acid sequence MPRFAANLSMLFTEVDFTERFARARAAGFEGVEYLFPYAYPSDLLARLLNDNNLTQVLFNLPPGDWDAGERGIACLPDRVEEFRAGVDQALDYARALGCRQLNCLAGLRPATLDEDTAWQTLVANVDYAAERLAAEGITLCLEAINSRVDMPGFVLDTSGKVMSVIEELDGSNIRLQYDLYHMQIMEGDLIRSLECLLPWIGHIQFADNPGRHEPGTGEINFSNVFAAIDGMGYEGWVGAEYRPSAETSDTLGWFDGWS; translated from the coding sequence ATGCCCCGCTTTGCCGCTAATCTGTCCATGCTGTTCACCGAGGTTGATTTCACAGAACGGTTCGCCCGCGCTCGTGCTGCTGGCTTCGAGGGTGTGGAATATCTCTTCCCCTATGCCTATCCGAGCGACCTCCTGGCCCGGTTGCTCAATGACAACAACCTTACCCAGGTGTTATTCAATCTGCCTCCGGGAGACTGGGATGCCGGCGAACGGGGTATTGCCTGCCTGCCAGACCGGGTGGAGGAGTTTCGTGCGGGGGTTGATCAAGCGCTCGACTACGCCAGGGCCCTCGGCTGCAGGCAGCTCAATTGCCTGGCGGGCCTGAGGCCTGCGACCCTGGACGAGGATACCGCCTGGCAAACCCTGGTGGCTAACGTGGATTATGCGGCGGAGCGGCTGGCGGCAGAGGGTATAACCTTGTGCCTGGAAGCCATTAATTCCCGGGTGGATATGCCGGGCTTTGTGCTCGATACGTCCGGCAAAGTCATGTCGGTGATTGAGGAGCTGGACGGAAGCAACATACGGCTGCAGTACGATCTGTACCACATGCAGATCATGGAAGGCGACCTGATTCGCTCCCTGGAGTGCCTGCTGCCCTGGATCGGCCATATCCAGTTTGCCGATAATCCGGGCCGTCACGAGCCGGGGACCGGAGAGATTAACTTTTCGAATGTTTTTGCGGCGATCGACGGGATGGGGTATGAAGGCTGGGTAGGCGCAGAATACCGGCCTTCGGCCGAAACGAGTGATACCCTGGGGTGGTTTGATGGCTGGAGCTGA
- a CDS encoding HAMP domain-containing sensor histidine kinase — protein MKLLSQLRTSSFQLALLYMVVFATSVFLLLAFIYWRTAGFMTAQTDETIEAEIAGLAEQYRGRGVNGLITIIRERVARDPNAKSIYLLTTDDFLKLAGNIESWPEGARSDSGWINFTLDDSVGWMGPKRLARARIFEVQGGLRLLVGRDVDELTSLKRVIETAINWGMGITLALALLGGFLMSRSTTRRIEVINNTSRRIMNGHLSLRIPTRGTDDDFDQLAENLNQMLDRIVYLMEGIRHVSDSIAHDLRTPLTRLRNQLENTLMSVDNDEAREQAGRAVAEADQLLATFNALLRIARLETRGNTADMKPVSLDELVTDACELYEALAEDKDQKFQQELESGVMIEGDRDLLFQMVSNLIDNAIKYTPEHGVIGVSVRKEDSEAVFEVRDSGIGIPDDEKDQVFQRFYRVGKSRSLPGNGLGLSLVSAVAEIHKGRILLSDTHPGESSPGLTVAIRMPAFTGARKRIKAEPAAGPAGEETGSPTETSGV, from the coding sequence GTGAAACTGCTTAGCCAGCTCAGGACCTCGTCCTTTCAGCTTGCCCTGCTGTACATGGTGGTGTTTGCCACCTCGGTATTCTTGTTGCTGGCCTTTATCTATTGGCGTACAGCGGGTTTTATGACCGCTCAGACCGACGAAACCATTGAAGCTGAGATCGCCGGTCTGGCGGAGCAGTACCGTGGCCGTGGGGTGAACGGCCTCATCACCATCATCCGCGAGCGGGTAGCCCGTGACCCGAACGCCAAATCCATCTATCTGCTCACGACAGACGATTTTCTGAAACTTGCCGGCAATATTGAGTCCTGGCCGGAGGGCGCACGCTCCGACAGTGGCTGGATAAATTTCACCCTCGACGATTCGGTAGGCTGGATGGGGCCAAAACGTCTGGCTCGCGCCAGAATCTTTGAAGTCCAGGGTGGGTTGCGCCTGCTTGTGGGTCGTGATGTTGACGAACTGACCAGCCTGAAACGGGTGATAGAGACCGCAATCAACTGGGGCATGGGGATTACCCTGGCGCTTGCGTTGCTGGGTGGCTTTCTGATGAGCCGCAGTACGACCCGCCGGATTGAGGTTATCAACAATACCTCCCGCCGAATTATGAACGGACATCTGTCCCTGCGAATCCCCACCCGGGGAACAGACGACGATTTTGATCAGTTGGCAGAAAACCTGAATCAGATGCTGGACCGGATTGTGTACCTGATGGAAGGGATTCGTCACGTTTCCGACAGCATTGCCCATGACTTGAGAACACCACTGACCCGGCTGCGAAACCAGCTGGAAAATACCCTGATGTCGGTCGATAACGACGAGGCCCGCGAGCAGGCGGGACGAGCTGTCGCGGAAGCAGATCAGCTGTTGGCCACCTTCAATGCCCTGTTGCGCATTGCGCGACTGGAAACCCGGGGCAATACCGCAGACATGAAACCGGTGTCCCTGGATGAGCTGGTGACCGATGCCTGTGAGCTGTACGAGGCCCTCGCGGAGGACAAGGATCAGAAGTTCCAGCAGGAGCTTGAAAGCGGAGTGATGATTGAAGGCGATCGCGATCTTTTGTTCCAGATGGTCAGTAACCTGATCGATAACGCGATCAAATACACGCCGGAGCACGGTGTCATTGGGGTATCGGTGAGGAAAGAAGATAGCGAAGCGGTCTTCGAAGTACGCGACAGTGGTATCGGAATTCCCGATGACGAAAAAGACCAGGTGTTCCAGCGTTTTTACCGGGTTGGCAAGAGCCGCTCTCTGCCAGGCAATGGCTTGGGCCTGAGTCTGGTCAGCGCGGTAGCCGAGATCCACAAGGGTCGAATCTTACTCTCCGACACCCATCCGGGGGAGTCTTCGCCTGGCCTGACTGTCGCGATTCGCATGCCCGCGTTCACGGGCGCCCGTAAACGCATCAAGGCCGAACCGGCTGCTGGCCCAGCCGGAGAGGAAACCGGCAGTCCGACTGAAACCAGCGGTGTCTGA
- the greB gene encoding transcription elongation factor GreB — protein MKTNLITREGFDKLQEELDFLWRKERPEVTKKVNWAASLGDRSENADYQYNKKRLREIDRRVRYLRKRLEEVRVVDYAPVQEGKIFFGAWVELIDDDNETLTFRIVGPDEIYERKDYVSIDAPIARASLKKEPGDEVYVKTPVSEKTWYVESVRYDAT, from the coding sequence ATGAAAACGAATCTTATTACCCGAGAAGGCTTTGACAAGCTTCAGGAAGAACTCGACTTTTTATGGCGCAAAGAGCGCCCCGAGGTAACCAAGAAGGTTAACTGGGCCGCCAGCCTTGGCGATCGCTCCGAGAACGCGGACTATCAGTACAACAAGAAGCGGCTCCGTGAGATTGATCGTAGGGTGAGGTACCTGAGGAAACGTCTTGAGGAAGTTCGCGTGGTTGATTACGCGCCAGTCCAGGAGGGAAAGATTTTCTTCGGTGCGTGGGTGGAGCTGATTGACGATGACAATGAAACGCTGACATTTCGCATTGTCGGTCCAGACGAAATCTACGAACGAAAAGATTACGTCTCTATTGATGCTCCCATAGCGCGGGCAAGCCTCAAGAAAGAGCCGGGAGACGAGGTTTATGTGAAAACACCGGTCAGTGAAAAAACCTGGTACGTGGAATCAGTCCGATACGATGCAACGTGA
- a CDS encoding NAD(P)-dependent oxidoreductase, protein MTSERPHIAFLGIGLMGAPMTRNLLSAGFPMTLWNRTTSKCSPFAGEATIADSPADAVRDADVVIAMLENSEVVEQVLVGQGVLDDVQPGALMIDMSSVQPSVARRHAGLLAGKGAGYVDAPVSGGTVGAEEARLSIMAGGSEDDVARAGPVFDVLGNCTRIGPVGAGQLAKLANQAIVGITIGAVSEALLLAARGGADPAAVREALMGGFAGSRILELHGQRMIDRDFAPGAPARIQLKDMRMILDEARTEGLTLPLAQQTHNAYLSLVANGHSDVDHSGLLLELEHLNGSLLGSLGRSPKE, encoded by the coding sequence ATGACTTCAGAACGACCGCATATCGCCTTCCTGGGTATTGGCCTTATGGGCGCTCCCATGACTCGAAATTTGTTGAGTGCAGGCTTTCCGATGACACTGTGGAACCGCACGACCAGCAAATGCTCCCCTTTTGCCGGTGAAGCGACCATTGCAGATTCTCCGGCCGACGCGGTTCGCGATGCGGATGTAGTTATTGCCATGCTGGAGAACAGTGAGGTGGTGGAGCAGGTTCTGGTGGGTCAGGGCGTTCTGGATGACGTGCAACCGGGCGCATTGATGATCGACATGAGTTCTGTTCAGCCATCGGTAGCCCGGCGCCATGCGGGACTTTTGGCCGGCAAGGGCGCCGGCTATGTGGACGCACCCGTTTCAGGTGGCACCGTGGGTGCAGAAGAGGCGAGACTGAGTATCATGGCTGGCGGCTCGGAAGACGACGTTGCCCGGGCTGGGCCGGTCTTCGACGTGCTGGGCAATTGTACGAGAATTGGCCCGGTCGGTGCCGGGCAGCTGGCCAAGCTTGCCAATCAGGCAATTGTCGGTATCACTATTGGCGCGGTTTCCGAGGCACTGCTGTTAGCAGCCAGGGGGGGCGCAGATCCGGCAGCGGTTCGGGAGGCTCTGATGGGTGGTTTTGCCGGCAGCCGTATCCTTGAGTTGCATGGGCAGAGAATGATTGATCGGGATTTTGCCCCTGGTGCACCGGCCCGTATTCAACTGAAGGATATGCGGATGATTCTGGATGAAGCCCGAACCGAGGGTCTGACCTTGCCGCTTGCTCAGCAGACCCATAATGCCTACCTGTCGCTGGTCGCCAACGGCCACAGTGACGTTGACCACAGTGGCCTGTTGCTGGAGCTGGAGCATCTGAACGGATCGCTTCTTGGCTCTCTTGGTCGTAGCCCGAAGGAATAA
- the rpoH gene encoding RNA polymerase sigma factor RpoH — translation MGTSLQLVDRLVPGANLESYIQAASRISVLTVDEERELAERLHYDGDVEAARHLVLSHLRFVIHIARSYSGYGLAQADLIQEGNVGLMKAVKRFNPEYGVRLVSFAVHWIKAEIHEFILRNWRIVKVATTKAQRKLFFNLRSQKKKLAWLSHDELNAVAADLGVEPRVVREMEGRLASHDTAFDGPQDDDDDNAYQAPAYYLEDRRSDPATQLENADWTEDSNGRLMEALGNLDERSQDILRERWLSGSKSTLHELADRYGVSAERIRQLEKNAMKKIRNQMAEAA, via the coding sequence ATGGGTACGAGTTTACAACTGGTTGACAGACTGGTTCCGGGTGCCAATCTTGAGTCCTACATTCAGGCTGCGAGTCGCATTTCGGTGCTTACCGTGGATGAAGAGCGGGAACTGGCAGAACGTCTCCATTACGATGGGGATGTGGAAGCGGCCCGTCATCTGGTGCTCTCTCATTTGCGTTTTGTCATTCATATTGCCCGCAGTTACTCGGGTTATGGCCTGGCCCAGGCGGATCTGATCCAGGAAGGCAACGTAGGCCTGATGAAGGCGGTCAAGCGGTTCAATCCTGAATACGGCGTACGTTTGGTGTCCTTCGCGGTTCATTGGATCAAGGCTGAGATTCACGAGTTCATTCTACGCAACTGGCGCATCGTGAAAGTGGCCACCACCAAGGCTCAGCGTAAGTTGTTCTTCAATCTGCGGAGCCAGAAGAAGAAGCTGGCCTGGTTGAGTCACGATGAACTGAACGCGGTTGCCGCCGATCTCGGTGTGGAGCCGAGGGTGGTGCGCGAGATGGAAGGCCGTCTGGCTTCCCATGATACAGCGTTTGATGGTCCTCAGGATGATGACGACGACAATGCCTATCAGGCTCCGGCTTACTATCTGGAGGATCGCCGCAGTGATCCGGCGACTCAGCTGGAAAACGCCGACTGGACTGAAGATTCCAACGGTCGCCTGATGGAGGCGCTTGGAAATCTGGATGAGCGCAGTCAGGATATTCTACGTGAGCGTTGGCTCTCGGGCAGCAAGTCCACGCTGCACGAACTGGCTGACAGGTATGGCGTGTCCGCAGAGCGGATTCGCCAGCTGGAGAAAAACGCCATGAAGAAGATCCGGAATCAGATGGCGGAAGCTGCCTGA
- a CDS encoding response regulator transcription factor yields MKALVIEDDQDVANYLVKGLKESDFVVDHAADGKEGMMMAASEDYDIMIVDRMLPGMDGLSIIKTVRATGNQVPVLILSALGDVDDRVEGLRGGGDDYLTKPFSFTELLARIESLIRRNRQAAETETVLRVADLEMDLLARTVKRAGQNIDVQPREFRLLEYLMRNAGQVVTRTMLLEKVWDYHFDPQTNVIDVHISRLRAKIDKEFDTPLLQTIRGAGYMLRETA; encoded by the coding sequence GTGAAAGCACTGGTAATCGAAGACGATCAGGACGTAGCCAATTACCTGGTCAAAGGGCTGAAGGAATCCGATTTCGTTGTGGATCACGCTGCCGACGGAAAAGAAGGCATGATGATGGCGGCCAGTGAAGACTACGACATCATGATCGTGGATCGCATGCTTCCGGGAATGGACGGCTTGTCCATCATCAAGACGGTGCGAGCGACAGGCAACCAGGTGCCGGTGTTGATTCTGAGTGCGCTGGGCGATGTTGATGACCGCGTTGAAGGTTTAAGAGGGGGCGGTGATGATTATCTCACCAAGCCTTTCTCCTTCACGGAACTGCTGGCGCGGATTGAGTCGTTGATCCGTCGTAACCGACAGGCTGCAGAAACGGAGACCGTGCTGCGCGTCGCGGACCTGGAAATGGACCTTCTGGCTCGCACAGTCAAGCGGGCCGGTCAGAACATCGATGTTCAGCCCCGTGAGTTCCGGCTGCTGGAATACCTGATGCGCAACGCGGGTCAGGTGGTTACCCGGACTATGCTGCTTGAGAAGGTATGGGATTATCACTTCGATCCCCAGACCAACGTGATCGATGTGCACATCAGTCGCCTGCGGGCGAAGATCGATAAGGAATTCGATACACCCCTGCTGCAGACCATCCGGGGTGCAGGGTACATGTTACGTGAAACTGCTTAG